Proteins from one Pithys albifrons albifrons isolate INPA30051 chromosome 2, PitAlb_v1, whole genome shotgun sequence genomic window:
- the GREM2 gene encoding gremlin-2, which translates to MIWKFAFSLFLMATLFGVMDTRKNRPAGAIPSPYKGGSSSNHSERRQQLNKEVLASSQEALVVTERKYLKSDWCKTQPLRQTVSEEGCISRTIINRFCYGQCNSFYIPRHVKKEEESFQSCAFCKPHKVTSSTVQLECPELDPPFRLKKIQKVKQCRCMSVNLNNSGKL; encoded by the coding sequence ATGATTTGGAAATTcgccttctcccttttcctgatGGCAACGCTGTTTGGAGTTATGGACACCAGGAAAAACCGTCCTGCAGGCGCCATTCCCTCCCCGTACAaaggcggcagcagcagcaaccacTCGGAGCGGAGGCAGCAGTTAAACAAGGAGGTGTTGGCCTCCAGCCAGGAGGCTCTCGTGGTCACCGAGAGGAAGTACCTCAAGAGCGACTGGTGCAAGACGCAGCCGCTGCGGCAGACGGTCAGCGAGGAGGGCTGCATCAGCCGCACCATCATCAACCGCTTCTGCTATGGGCAGTGCAACTCCTTCTACATTCCGCGGCACgtgaaaaaggaggaggagtCCTTTCAGTCCTGTGCTTTCTGCAAGCCACACAAGGTCACCTCTTCGACCGTGCAGCTggagtgccctgagctggacCCGCCGTTCCGACTCAAGAAAATTCAGAAGGTCAAGCAGTGCCGGTGTATGTCTGTGAATCTAAACAACTCAGGCAAACTGTGA